The following coding sequences lie in one Capsicum annuum cultivar UCD-10X-F1 chromosome 5, UCD10Xv1.1, whole genome shotgun sequence genomic window:
- the LOC107870554 gene encoding MLP-like protein 34 encodes MGVKGKLIASVEVKCEGNLIHELFHIHAHHVPNISPNFINHFEIHEGETVKVGSVVSWSYNEAGQKRYMKQLIEDIDPDMKLIRWKAIEGDVLESYNSFTIVTSSEHEWTTWTIEYEKKTEGTPEPLVLLGLVLDMTKDIEAHLLKK; translated from the exons ATGGGTGTGAAAGGGAAGTTGATTGCATCCGTGGAGGTGAAGTGTGAAGGAAACCTGATTCATGAACTTTTTCACATCCATGCTCATCATGTACCTAATATAAGCCCTAATTTTATCAATCATTTTGAGATTCATGAAGGTGAAACCGTAAAGGTTGGTTCAGTTGTTAGCTGGAGTTATAACGAGG CTGGACAAAAAAGGTATATGAAGCAACTAATAGAAGACATCGATCCTGACATGAAATTAATCAGATGGAAAGCGATTGAAGGAGATGTGTTGGAGTCGTATAATTCCTTTACTATTGTCACATCTTCTGAACACGAGTGGACTACATGGACAATTGAGTACGAAAAGAAAACTGAAGGCACTCCAGAGCCCCTCGTTCTGCTGGGTCTTGTCCTTGACATGACCAAGGATATAGAGGCTCACCTTCTCAAGAAATAA